The Arachis duranensis cultivar V14167 chromosome 2, aradu.V14167.gnm2.J7QH, whole genome shotgun sequence genome has a window encoding:
- the LOC107475574 gene encoding 40S ribosomal protein S16-like translates to MAAQPLEQVQCFGRKKTAVAVTYCKRGRGLIKINGCPIEVVEPEILRFKAFEPILLLGRSRFAGVDMRIRVKGGGHTSQIYAIRQSIAKALVAFYQKYVDEQSKKEIKDILVRYDRTLLVADPRRCEPKKFGGRGARARFQKSYR, encoded by the coding sequence ATGGCGGCGCAGCCTCTCGAGCAGGTCCAATGCTTCGGTCGCAAGAAAACGGCGGTTGCGGTTACCTACTGCAAGCGCGGCCGCGGGCTCATCAAGATCAATGGCTGCCCAATCGAGGTTGTTGAGCCTGAGATCCTACGGTTCAAGGCCTTCGAGCCGATTCTTCTGTTAGGGCGGAGCCGCTTCGCCGGCGTCGACATGCGCATCCGCGTCAAGGGCGGTGGACACACTTCTCAGATCTACGCCATAAGGCAGAGCATAGCGAAGGCGCTGGTTGCGTTCTACCAGAAGTACGTTGATGAACAGAGCAAGAAGGAGATCAAGGACATTCTCGTCAGGTACGATAGGACCTTACTTGTTGCTGATCCAAGGCGCTGTGAGCCTAAGAAGTTCGGTGGTCGTGGCGCTCGCGCGAGGTTCCAGAAATCTTACCGTTAG